A single Crateriforma conspicua DNA region contains:
- a CDS encoding tyrosine-type recombinase/integrase, protein MATLFKKTTTRPMPAGAKIVSRTVKGETKRFAQWTDRKGKRRTAELTEAGDRIKTEASTWTAKYRDGEGKVCEVATGCRDKQAAQSVLDDLVKRSELVRANVMTPEQDAIADHAAIPLSSHLAAFLNYHRMKKTNADRIKTYETRLNESADACRFRRLIDLSADRLERWLYEQVDGERNMSESVFNGYVEAWNNFANWCCGRRGKGKRSHSNGEKRLMVNPFKGMTKLDERANPRRKARALTGEELSRLLEATKQRPLNDARTIRRGPRKDQLAAKVEPQRWVELLRLGRERALIYKTFVLTGLRADELRTLECRDLSFGDVPFVRLRHSNEKSRKGSTVPLRSDLAAELRAWTLDRQPGDRVFAVPDGILRIMNRDLAAAGIPKVDADGCVVHVHALRHSFGTHLSRAGVAPRVAQAAMRHSKLELTMTTYTDARLLDTAGAVESLPIVRDHNEQMVAPTVAPNQVQPSQIQSIAGHSDHPAPKGQTTKKPRKTLGFAGFSKVEDNGLEPMTSTMPL, encoded by the coding sequence ATGGCAACGTTATTCAAGAAAACAACCACCCGGCCGATGCCCGCCGGGGCGAAGATTGTTAGCCGAACGGTGAAGGGCGAGACGAAACGGTTTGCCCAGTGGACCGACCGGAAAGGGAAACGCCGCACAGCGGAACTGACCGAAGCCGGCGACCGTATCAAGACCGAAGCGTCAACGTGGACGGCCAAGTACCGCGATGGCGAAGGCAAGGTTTGCGAAGTGGCAACAGGATGTCGTGACAAACAGGCCGCCCAGTCCGTGCTGGATGACTTGGTGAAGCGGTCGGAACTGGTCCGAGCCAATGTGATGACACCCGAACAAGATGCGATTGCCGACCATGCCGCAATCCCGCTCTCATCACACTTGGCCGCGTTTCTGAATTACCACCGGATGAAGAAAACGAACGCGGACCGCATTAAGACCTACGAAACTCGTCTGAACGAATCAGCAGACGCCTGTCGGTTCCGGCGGTTGATCGATCTTTCCGCCGATCGGCTGGAACGATGGCTGTATGAGCAGGTCGACGGTGAACGCAACATGAGCGAAAGCGTTTTCAACGGATACGTTGAAGCATGGAACAACTTCGCAAACTGGTGCTGCGGTCGGCGGGGGAAAGGGAAACGCAGTCACAGCAACGGCGAAAAGCGGTTGATGGTCAACCCATTCAAAGGAATGACGAAGCTGGACGAACGAGCGAACCCCAGACGAAAAGCCCGAGCACTGACCGGTGAAGAATTGTCGCGACTGCTGGAAGCAACGAAACAGCGACCCCTGAATGATGCCCGAACGATTCGTCGCGGACCACGAAAAGATCAATTGGCTGCGAAGGTTGAACCGCAACGCTGGGTTGAATTGCTTCGGCTTGGGCGGGAACGGGCGTTGATTTACAAAACATTTGTTCTGACAGGTCTGCGGGCCGATGAGTTGCGGACGCTTGAATGCCGCGACCTTTCTTTTGGCGATGTCCCGTTTGTCAGACTGCGACACAGCAACGAGAAGAGCCGCAAAGGTTCAACGGTGCCGTTGCGGTCAGACTTGGCCGCCGAGCTGAGAGCATGGACACTGGACCGGCAGCCCGGCGACCGAGTGTTCGCGGTACCGGACGGCATCCTGCGAATCATGAACCGCGACCTTGCCGCTGCGGGGATCCCGAAGGTGGACGCGGACGGATGCGTAGTTCACGTTCACGCTCTACGACACTCGTTCGGAACGCATTTATCCCGGGCCGGTGTGGCTCCCCGCGTTGCACAGGCTGCGATGCGACATTCCAAGCTCGAATTGACGATGACGACCTACACCGACGCACGGTTGTTGGACACGGCCGGCGCGGTCGAGTCATTGCCTATCGTTCGCGACCACAACGAGCAAATGGTTGCACCAACGGTTGCACCAAATCAGGTGCAACCAAGTCAAATTCAGTCCATTGCTGGCCATTCGGACCACCCGGCACCGAAGGGTCAAACCACGAAAAAACCCCGCAAAACGCTTGGTTTCGCGGGGTTTTCGAAGGTGGAGGATAACGGACTTGAACCGATGACCTCTACAATGCCATTGTAG
- a CDS encoding ImmA/IrrE family metallo-endopeptidase, with amino-acid sequence MDVPFLSYDELKAIAARTLSDSSYADRFPVAIEMIVERGFGMDVVPIRGLQNAFNIDAFISRDLTTISVDEFVLENRFNRYRFTLAHELGHRVLHRDILGAMEFDSIDDWKSQITQIPEREYGFLEYQANTFANCLLVPADELDLRFDGVVNQIKAAGLNPSDYPDECLDSICTALGKQFEVSRNVIQNRLTNKYEDFESRLQ; translated from the coding sequence ATGGATGTTCCGTTTCTTTCTTATGATGAATTGAAAGCCATTGCGGCTAGAACGCTTTCGGATAGTAGCTACGCGGATCGTTTTCCGGTCGCGATCGAGATGATTGTTGAACGCGGCTTTGGAATGGACGTCGTGCCGATTCGCGGTTTGCAAAACGCATTCAACATAGACGCGTTCATCTCTCGGGATCTCACAACGATATCCGTCGATGAGTTTGTCCTTGAAAACCGATTTAACAGGTATCGATTTACTCTCGCCCATGAACTTGGGCATCGGGTGTTGCATCGCGACATATTGGGGGCGATGGAGTTCGATTCAATCGATGATTGGAAGTCACAGATAACGCAAATTCCCGAAAGGGAATATGGCTTTCTGGAATACCAAGCGAACACCTTTGCGAATTGTTTGTTGGTTCCGGCAGACGAACTTGATCTGCGATTTGATGGCGTTGTCAACCAAATCAAAGCGGCTGGGCTGAATCCGTCGGATTATCCCGATGAATGTTTGGATTCAATTTGCACGGCTTTGGGGAAACAATTCGAAGTAAGCCGGAACGTCATCCAGAATCGATTGACCAACAAGTACGAAGATTTTGAATCACGATTGCAATAG
- a CDS encoding helix-turn-helix domain-containing protein yields the protein MSNEMVGLELPLPPRCCKVITTPYGGHDMTRFGELLKEFRLAGGWSLREFCSENGFDAGNYSKLERGRFPAPDSDERVEAYARALELKEGSDQWFSLFDAAAAERGRLPSDLLDDEQTIDKLPALFRTIRSEQQSGGIDLDELVERIRRS from the coding sequence ATGAGTAACGAAATGGTTGGACTCGAATTGCCTCTGCCGCCGAGGTGTTGTAAAGTGATTACAACACCTTATGGAGGACACGATATGACAAGATTTGGAGAGCTTTTGAAGGAATTTCGCCTAGCAGGCGGCTGGTCGCTGCGAGAGTTTTGCAGCGAAAACGGATTTGATGCTGGCAATTACAGCAAGTTGGAACGGGGCAGGTTTCCTGCTCCTGATTCGGACGAAAGGGTTGAAGCCTACGCTCGCGCTTTGGAGCTAAAAGAGGGTAGCGACCAGTGGTTTAGCCTATTCGACGCTGCCGCTGCCGAGCGTGGGCGGTTGCCTAGCGATCTGCTCGATGATGAACAAACGATTGACAAATTACCCGCGTTGTTCCGAACGATTCGTAGCGAACAGCAATCGGGCGGGATTGATTTAGACGAACTGGTCGAGAGGATTCGCCGAAGCTGA
- a CDS encoding primase-helicase zinc-binding domain-containing protein has translation MKTAARGRWSDLLQAAGMPADCLNGRGRPCPKCGGEDRYNAASDVNDTGAVFCRHCFNKSSRIKPGDGIASVAWLMDSSKGEAVRWLADRLGLVRDADGNTKPAEAVDIITAVCRDKRMPIDAFKLFGVKEATRGRERYPVARVDVYNEAGSVHSYFDLWPGGKGKCKHGKGNAGMFFPSRLPAGGETWLLVEGVKDAAALVGLGFNAAGMPTNKLATKYARLFAGVDVVIVPDLDLAGVRGADYTAGNLSGIAASVAVARLPGIVKDKHGDDVRDVLRKPDGETFVRDAIREAATWEPKPDDNEADERPEVIVTMNEAAVTDEVVRWLGRLGWDSPWIKASRRDRVRVFVRGGVLVHAVESDDIDADGRLTVRDLPPCLIRERITQACSLMVEKESEDDIDIVPVRPPGWLIDAVFRRGTYGGAVRPLAGVVQSPTIRVDGSIVQTPGYDLQTGLIFRPSVAFPNVPNKPTKDDAAKAIADLLEVLADFPIFEDADRSAWLAMVLSMIGRSSIDGYIPLFAVTANIRGAGKSLLVDAATLIAYGHRAGRKAFTRDDDEMRKVITAVALAATPSVLFDNLDIQLGGAALDAAITSSTWSDRVLGQSRMTGDLPMRTVWSATGNNMAFGSDVGRRVLPIRLQSPLETPEDRSGFRHPDLLSWIEAERPRLAVAALTILRAYFVAGCPSQAGGDWGSFERWSAVVRGSIVWAGGADPLPTRRAALAGDDTAALLGKLIVGIETADPSGVGLTVKEIQRKTFGTEADYADNEALAEAVFEICGERFDGRRFARRVRGFRGRVWQGRYIDDESAGGGVKRWRVRRAEGWLGGLSGSDSARENLGRVCRTDSEGNRHTEPSNPEGGANQPNPPNRPETGLQHTEHESGEAETNPPNQPNPPGDLFGGGSGDISANGSAVEL, from the coding sequence GTGAAAACCGCTGCCCGTGGGCGGTGGTCCGATTTGCTGCAAGCCGCCGGAATGCCGGCCGATTGTCTGAACGGTCGCGGGCGACCTTGCCCGAAGTGTGGCGGTGAAGATCGCTACAACGCCGCAAGCGACGTGAACGATACCGGGGCGGTGTTCTGCCGGCATTGCTTCAACAAGTCCTCACGGATCAAACCCGGCGACGGTATTGCAAGCGTGGCTTGGCTGATGGATTCCAGCAAAGGCGAAGCGGTGCGGTGGCTTGCCGATCGGCTCGGGCTGGTTCGCGATGCGGACGGGAACACGAAGCCGGCCGAAGCGGTGGACATCATTACGGCGGTTTGCCGCGACAAGCGAATGCCGATTGATGCGTTCAAGTTGTTCGGCGTGAAGGAAGCGACACGGGGACGCGAGCGGTATCCCGTGGCTCGGGTCGATGTTTACAACGAAGCCGGTTCGGTTCATTCCTACTTTGATCTTTGGCCCGGTGGCAAAGGGAAATGCAAACACGGCAAAGGCAATGCCGGCATGTTCTTTCCCAGTCGCTTGCCCGCCGGGGGTGAAACGTGGCTTTTGGTTGAAGGCGTAAAGGATGCCGCCGCGTTGGTTGGACTCGGGTTCAATGCCGCCGGAATGCCGACGAACAAACTTGCGACGAAATACGCTCGGCTATTTGCGGGCGTTGATGTTGTGATTGTCCCTGATTTGGATTTGGCGGGCGTTCGCGGTGCGGACTACACCGCCGGCAATCTTTCGGGCATCGCGGCATCGGTCGCGGTCGCTCGATTGCCTGGCATCGTGAAGGACAAACACGGGGACGACGTTCGCGACGTGTTGCGGAAGCCGGACGGTGAAACGTTTGTTCGTGATGCGATCCGCGAAGCGGCAACATGGGAACCGAAGCCGGACGACAACGAAGCCGACGAACGGCCCGAAGTCATCGTGACGATGAACGAAGCTGCCGTGACCGATGAAGTGGTCCGGTGGCTTGGTCGGCTCGGCTGGGATAGCCCGTGGATCAAAGCAAGCCGCCGCGACAGGGTGCGGGTGTTTGTTCGCGGTGGCGTGCTGGTTCATGCCGTGGAAAGTGACGACATCGACGCGGACGGGCGTTTGACCGTTCGGGATTTGCCGCCGTGCTTGATTCGCGAACGCATCACGCAAGCGTGTTCGTTGATGGTTGAAAAGGAATCCGAAGATGACATCGACATCGTGCCCGTTCGGCCGCCGGGTTGGTTGATTGACGCGGTTTTCAGGCGTGGCACCTATGGCGGTGCGGTGCGTCCTTTGGCGGGCGTTGTGCAATCCCCAACGATTCGCGTCGATGGCTCGATTGTGCAAACGCCGGGCTACGATTTGCAAACGGGTTTGATCTTTCGCCCATCGGTCGCGTTTCCAAACGTGCCGAACAAACCGACGAAGGATGACGCGGCAAAGGCTATCGCCGATTTGCTGGAAGTGTTGGCAGACTTCCCCATCTTTGAAGATGCCGACCGTTCGGCGTGGCTGGCAATGGTCCTTTCGATGATTGGCCGATCCAGTATTGACGGCTACATTCCGTTGTTCGCGGTGACGGCGAACATTCGTGGGGCCGGTAAGTCGCTCTTGGTCGATGCGGCAACGTTGATCGCATACGGGCATCGTGCCGGCCGAAAGGCGTTCACCCGTGACGACGACGAAATGCGGAAAGTCATCACGGCGGTTGCTTTGGCGGCAACGCCAAGCGTTCTATTCGATAACTTGGACATTCAACTAGGCGGGGCGGCTCTTGATGCTGCGATCACGTCGTCAACTTGGTCCGATAGGGTGCTCGGTCAATCTCGGATGACGGGCGACCTTCCGATGCGGACGGTTTGGTCGGCGACGGGAAACAACATGGCTTTCGGCTCGGACGTGGGCCGGCGTGTTCTTCCGATCCGGTTGCAATCGCCACTCGAAACGCCGGAAGATCGAAGCGGCTTTCGGCATCCTGATTTGCTTTCGTGGATTGAAGCGGAACGGCCGCGATTGGCGGTCGCGGCTTTGACCATCCTGCGGGCCTACTTCGTTGCGGGCTGCCCGTCGCAAGCCGGCGGGGATTGGGGATCGTTTGAACGCTGGTCGGCGGTGGTCCGTGGCTCGATTGTTTGGGCCGGCGGTGCCGATCCGTTACCGACACGGCGGGCGGCTCTTGCGGGCGATGATACCGCCGCATTGCTCGGCAAGCTGATTGTGGGCATTGAAACGGCCGACCCTTCGGGCGTGGGTCTGACCGTCAAAGAGATCCAACGAAAGACGTTCGGGACCGAGGCGGACTACGCCGACAACGAAGCCCTAGCCGAAGCGGTTTTCGAGATTTGCGGGGAACGATTCGACGGGCGACGGTTTGCCCGGCGGGTTCGCGGTTTCCGGGGGCGGGTTTGGCAGGGTCGCTACATCGACGACGAATCGGCGGGCGGTGGTGTGAAGCGGTGGCGGGTCCGTAGGGCTGAGGGTTGGTTAGGTGGGTTAAGTGGGTCTGATTCTGCCCGCGAAAATTTGGGGCGTGTGTGTCGCACGGACTCGGAGGGGAATCGACACACCGAACCATCAAATCCTGAGGGGGGAGCTAACCAACCAAACCCACCCAACCGACCGGAAACGGGTTTGCAACACACCGAACACGAATCGGGCGAAGCGGAAACAAACCCACCTAACCAACCAAACCCACCCGGCGACCTTTTCGGGGGCGGCTCGGGCGATATTTCCGCGAACGGGTCGGCGGTGGAGCTATGA